Proteins encoded together in one Candidatus Bathyarchaeota archaeon window:
- a CDS encoding aminotransferase class I/II-fold pyridoxal phosphate-dependent enzyme, which produces MRRLPPYLFKRLEDTLATLRARGVDIISFGVGDPDLPPPKAYLENLRREAGDPSNHNYSFSKGEAALREAVAEWYKKRFGVDLNPETEVAVLIGSKEGLANIARAFINDGDKVLVPDPAYPVYRDGATVLSDGIPVPIPLLEDEEFRPRLEEISRTDAKMIYLNYPNNPTAAVVDEQFLERLVGIAFERNLIICYDNAYSEISFDGYKAPSILQVKDAKEIAVEFHSCSKTFSITGDRIGFAVGNEKLISGLVEVKSQIDSGPPPFTQRAAATALRNYWSKEYRVPLERNLETYAERRDILVKGLNELGLPCTKPKATFYVWARCPGGSMEFAAKLLKAGVLATPGAGFGEHGEGYLRFALTIDKERIREALERISTTL; this is translated from the coding sequence ATGAGGAGGCTGCCCCCATACCTCTTCAAACGGCTCGAGGACACCCTGGCTACCCTGAGGGCCAGGGGAGTGGACATCATATCCTTCGGGGTCGGAGATCCAGATCTGCCCCCTCCCAAAGCCTACCTTGAGAACCTGAGGAGGGAGGCGGGAGACCCCTCCAACCATAACTACTCGTTCAGTAAGGGGGAGGCTGCACTTCGAGAGGCTGTGGCTGAGTGGTACAAGAAGAGGTTCGGGGTGGACTTAAACCCTGAAACCGAGGTGGCGGTCCTGATAGGATCCAAGGAGGGCCTGGCCAACATAGCGAGGGCCTTCATAAACGATGGAGATAAAGTCCTGGTGCCAGACCCCGCCTATCCCGTTTACCGCGATGGGGCCACCGTACTCAGCGACGGCATACCCGTGCCCATACCGCTCTTGGAGGATGAGGAGTTTAGACCCCGCCTAGAGGAGATATCGAGGACGGATGCGAAGATGATCTATCTGAACTACCCTAACAACCCCACGGCAGCCGTCGTCGATGAGCAGTTCCTAGAGAGGCTTGTAGGGATAGCCTTTGAAAGGAACCTAATCATATGCTACGATAACGCTTACTCCGAGATATCCTTCGACGGATATAAAGCCCCAAGCATACTCCAGGTGAAGGACGCGAAAGAGATAGCTGTGGAGTTCCATTCATGCTCGAAGACCTTCAGCATCACAGGGGACAGGATAGGCTTCGCCGTGGGCAACGAGAAGCTCATCTCGGGCCTGGTGGAGGTGAAATCCCAGATAGATTCGGGCCCTCCACCATTCACCCAGAGGGCGGCTGCCACAGCCCTGAGGAACTACTGGAGCAAAGAATACCGTGTACCTTTGGAGAGGAACCTCGAGACTTACGCTGAGAGGAGGGACATCCTGGTGAAGGGATTAAACGAGTTGGGGCTGCCATGCACGAAGCCCAAGGCCACATTCTATGTATGGGCGAGATGTCCAGGAGGATCCATGGAGTTCGCCGCAAAGCTGTTGAAGGCCGGCGTATTGGCGACGCCGGGAGCGGGGTTCGGGGAACACGGCGAAGGATATCTGAGGTTCGCCCTCACCATTGACAAAGAGAGGATCCGAGAGGCCTTGGAGAGGATCAGCACAACCCTCTGA
- a CDS encoding TIGR04076 family protein gives MDKLVIRVKEIKGRCAVFKGGEKIVVEGAEVNLREMDKICIHALASLLHYLVALREGVNPVGLGLSREEEKAYIQCLDPGEPYTNGGTVVFEVSRE, from the coding sequence CTGGATAAGCTGGTCATAAGGGTAAAGGAGATTAAAGGCAGATGCGCCGTATTCAAGGGGGGAGAGAAAATCGTGGTTGAAGGGGCTGAAGTGAACCTGAGGGAGATGGATAAGATATGCATCCACGCCCTAGCCTCCCTGCTCCACTACCTGGTCGCCTTAAGGGAAGGTGTAAACCCTGTAGGGTTAGGTCTCTCCAGGGAGGAAGAGAAAGCCTATATTCAATGCTTGGATCCCGGAGAACCGTATACTAACGGTGGCACCGTGGTCTTTGAGGTCTCGAGGGAGTAG